A stretch of Brassica rapa cultivar Chiifu-401-42 chromosome A08, CAAS_Brap_v3.01, whole genome shotgun sequence DNA encodes these proteins:
- the LOC103835733 gene encoding proteasome subunit beta type-3-A: MSIFEYNGSAVVAMVGKNCFAIASDRRLGVQLQTIATDFQRISKIHDRVFIALSGLATDVQTLYQRLVFRHKLYQLREERDMKPETFASLVSAILYEKRFGPYLCQPVIAGLGEDDKPFICTMDSIGAKELAKDFVVSGTASESLYGACEAMYKPDMEAEELFETISQALLSSVDRDCLSGWGGHVYVVTPTEIKERILKGRMD; encoded by the exons ATGTCG ATCTTCGAGTACAATGGAAGCGCCGTCGTGGCAATGGTGGGGAAGAACTGCTTCGCCATCGCCAGTGATCGGAGGCTCGGTGTGCAGCTTCAGACAATCGCCACCGATTTCCAGAGAATCTCAAAGATCCACGATCGTGTCTTCATCGCCCTCTCTGGTCTCGCCACCGATGTCCAAACACT GTACCAGCGCCTTGTGTTCCGTCATAAGCTGTACCAGCTTCGGGAAGAGAGAGACATGAAGCCTGAAACTTTCGCTAGTCTTGTCTCCGCCATTCTTTACGAGAAGAG atttgGTCCTTACTTATGCCAACCAGTGATTGCTGGATTGGGAGAAGATGACAAGCCCTTCATCTGCACCATGGACTCTATTGGTGCCAA GGAGTTGGCTAAAGATTTCGTTGTATCTGGAACTGCTTCAGAATCACTCTATGGGGCCTGCGAAGCAATGTACAAGCCAGACATG GAAGCCGAGGAACTGTTTGAGACGATTTCACAAGCACTTCTGTCGTCAGTTGACCGAGATTGTCTGAGTGGTTGGGGAGGGCATGTCTACGTTGT AACACCAACGGAGATTAAAGAGAGGATCCTAAAGGGAAGGATGGATTAA